DNA from Ovis aries strain OAR_USU_Benz2616 breed Rambouillet chromosome 15, ARS-UI_Ramb_v3.0, whole genome shotgun sequence:
agatacataaacatgaattttCAAATCACTGAAATATATTCGTTAAGGCCAACTTCAATTATGTAAGATTtcaattatttgaaatatatttatagcttaattcttttatttaacatactgttttctgggagttttataaTTCATGGCCTTGAAAAACtcccttttgctttttaattaaaagcatTTGTAAAATACTAATTCTAAGTGATGAAGGGATATGATGCCTGTATCACACCATGGAAATCTCCGACTTGGAATACATTCCTGTAGCAGAGTTGCTTTCAATGGTGTAAGGAGTAACCCAGGATATCTTCTTAAAGATTAATTCTTTCCTCCATGGCTTCATGCACAGGTGATTCTGGGAGGTTCACCAAATGGGATACTCAGGAATACCATTATTCATAATGTTTCTTGTCTCTTGCAGCTCCTCAGGCAATGCAGGATAACCCAGTTAAGCTTGCATCTTCAGGACCAGGATGGAACCTCAAGCTTTGCCCCCCAGAAACAGCCCAAagaatatggaaagaaaaatcaggagaGGTGCTATGCTTAGAACATGAGGATCTTGGTGAAAGACACACTGGAGAAAATTCTAAACTGCAGTGGTTCTTTCTTAGAGCTAATTTCTTTGAGAGGTTCTTGAAAACCATCCTGCTTCTTCCCTTACATAAAGAATTCCTATTTCCCCAGTTTATTTAGAGATTTTCAAGTTTAATCCGATCCCCTGAGAAAATAGTTGTAATAGTAAAATCAAAACAGCTACTTAATATGAGGCCTGGACTGTTCTGAGGATATTGCGTATAATAACACCTTGAACCCTCAAAATAGCCCATTTTAAAGATCATAACACTGAGGCAATAGTTGTGAAACAATGTGTCTTAAGCAGTAAGTCAAGGAATCAGTTTTAAAATTGAGTCATTATAGATCTAATTCTGCTCATTGCCCTCAATCCTACCTCTCAAAAGTAATTAAAATCAAGTGCTTAGCTGCCATCTGGGCATTTGCAAATTTCATTCCACTCCTATGGTAGGACTCATTCTCCCCTCTTTATTTTTACCTATGGTTCAAGAGATTGGGTTTCTGTAGAGAACTAAGGGAAGAGAAGCTGTCTTACATCCTCAAGATGAATATTTAATTAGAGAGAACAACGCTATTTGTTCAACCTGTGCTTTTTACAGATTTACCCAATAATGGAAAGGTCGAACCGCACACGTCTTGCCCTTATTATCTGCAACATAGAGTTTGAAAATCTTCCCAGAAGAGATGGAGCTGATGTTGATACCAGAAATATGAAGGTGCTACTAGAAGGTCTGGGATATAAGGTGGATGTGAAAGAAAATCTCACTGCTTCGGTAAATTTTGTCATAATGTAGAAACAATGGTCTTGGCCTTTACTCCTAAAGAATGTTAGAAAGATTGGTTGTAGCACCAGAAGCTTAATCTCTTGATAGTGTAAAAGCCAAATTTTTTCTTGTAGGGTATTTCATGCTTCTATCCTAGAATCTTTTAGCAAGAGTCTGGTGAAACCTTTACTTGGAAAATGTTCCATTAATTCAATTATATGTCTGTggccacaaaaataaataagtgatgtCTCTTACTCTGCACTAGAAATCCCTTAATTACACCCCAAAAGTCTTTTTCCACCTTTCCATgaattgaaaattaaatgttcCTTTTGTATTCCATCGATTTTCATATCATTCAGGAGTGTCTCTTTATTGGATTCCAAGCTGCCACAATAACCAATCACATAGTTTAACAGCAGTGGTATTAATATGTCTCTTCCAGGAAATGATTTTAGAACTGAAAGCATTTGCTGCTCGCTCAGAGCACCGGACCTCTGATAGTACTTTCCTGGTACTCATGTCTCATGGAATTCGGGCTGGCATTTGTGGGAAGAAATACTCTGAAGAAGTCCAAGACATATTAAAAGTTGATGACATCTTTCAAATTTTGAACACCTTGAACTGCCCAGCTTTAGGGAATAAACCCAAGGTGATCATTATCCAGGCCTGCCGTGGTGGTGAGTGCTGATGTCTGTCAGAACACAGGGCCCTGAATTATTGATCTCATTATCTGTGTGTGTCCAATATTTTTCCATTCCTTTGAGTCTACTCTTCAATGTCAAAGAAAAGCTACAATCCTGTTTGGTGAAAGTAGATATTCTTTAACATTACAAAAGCTTCTGTGAATTATATGACTGGTTCGtagatttttgttcatttttcaactGAAATATCACTTTTAATCTTAAGACTTTGTTGTTGCTAAAATTAATTTGAGGGTTAGGAGAGACAAGAGTTGTTAAGATAGTTTTTGAGATATATATGTGCATCTGTATCTGAATTAAAGTTATTGACAAATTAGTAAATGATTGAACAGATGTTTAGTAGAGAAAGTTTTCTTGGCTATTGGCAGTAACAAGAAACCATATCTTGTCTTTTCAGAGAAGCAAGGGGTGGTATGGGTAAACGATTCAGTAGCAGCTTCTGGAAACTGTCCCTTAGTGGTCCCAGAAGATTTTGACTCTGATGCCATTAAGAAAGCCCACATAGAGAAGGATTTCATTGCTTTCTGCTCTTCGACACCAGGTAATGAGTATCTGTGTAAGACACCTTTGTGAACATTACCAATGCAGAAACTCACACCAATACATTAGGGAATGGATGTCTGTGTTAAAATTTTCATGAGACTTTTGAAGACTAATTCAAGTCTTCCTCTCAGTTACACCTTCAATTCTCCTATCCATGGAGACTAAATAAATATACGTTTATTTTAGGAAACTCCCATGTTGCAAAATGATTTTTGTACTGTGAGGAATAAATAGATATGTCCACATGTTGACATCACTTAACATTTCAATTTGCCTACACATGTATTTATAGAAGAATATTTATAAAAGGGGAgaggcagaaaagcaaacaaagcatATTGAGTCCCTATTGTAAAGGTATTTTAACCAGAAATGTGGAgttaatgaaacaaacaaacaaaaaaactgaatgATTCTAAACTTAGATTTtggattatcagttcagttcagttcagtcactcagtcgtgtccaactctttgtgaccccatgaatcacagcacgccaggtctccctgtccatcagcaactcctggagttcactcaagctcacatccatcgagtcagtgatgccatccagccatctcatcctctgtcatccccttctcctcctgcccccaatccctcccagcatcactgagtcatgaggtggccaaagtattggagtttcagctttagcatcagtccttccaatgaacatccaagactgatttcctttagaatgggctggttggatctccttgcagtccaagggactctcaagagtcttctccaacaccacagtttaaaagcatcaatgcttcagtgctcagctttct
Protein-coding regions in this window:
- the CASP1 gene encoding caspase-1 isoform X1 codes for the protein MADKVLKEKRKLFVHSVSTDTINGLLDELLQKRVLNQGEMEKIRDENITTMDKARVLIDIVICKGPRACQICISHICEEDSHLAGILGLTSGSQSENYLRQESQAVVRPFPAPQAMQDNPVKLASSGPGWNLKLCPPETAQRIWKEKSGEIYPIMERSNRTRLALIICNIEFENLPRRDGADVDTRNMKVLLEGLGYKVDVKENLTASEMILELKAFAARSEHRTSDSTFLVLMSHGIRAGICGKKYSEEVQDILKVDDIFQILNTLNCPALGNKPKVIIIQACRGEKQGVVWVNDSVAASGNCPLVVPEDFDSDAIKKAHIEKDFIAFCSSTPDNVSWRHPILGSLFIIKLIKNFQEYAWSCDLEEIFRKVRFSFELPDGKVQMPTAERVTLTRCFYLFPGY